A section of the Tenrec ecaudatus isolate mTenEca1 chromosome 15, mTenEca1.hap1, whole genome shotgun sequence genome encodes:
- the LOC142427957 gene encoding AMMECR1-like protein isoform X2, with product MGKRRCVSPLKPKLAAGSGAHSHGNQSTTVTASISGTPKNKQHVDSNHGWENVSDLTLGPENYPITRMNPTSGALSPLPWPNGTANTTKNLVVTAEMCCYCFDVLYCHLYGFPQPRLPRFTNDPYPLALMDSRFPPMTREELPELFCSVSLLTNFEVASNYLDWEVGVNGILIEFISEKGIKYTATYLPKVAKEQDWDQIQTIDSLLRKGGFKAPITSEFRKTIKLARYRSEKVTISYAEFIASRQHCLQNSTLHAPPLYNHDS from the exons ATGGGAAAAAGACGGTGtgtctctccactcaagcccaagTTGGCAGCAGGAAGCGGAGCACACAGTCACGGGAACCAGTCCACAACTGTGACCGCCTCTATTTCAGGAACTCCTAAAAACAAGCAGCATGTGGACAGCAACCATGGATGGGAGAATGTATCGGACTTAACGCTGGGGCCTGAAAATTATCCAATTACACGAATGAATCCCACATCAGGAGCGCTGAGCCCTCTCCCCTGGCCCAATGGAACTGCCAACACCACCAAGAACCTGGTGGTGACTGCAGAGATGTGCTGCTACTGCTTTGATGTGCTCTACTGTCACCTCTATGGCTTCCCACAGCCACGACTTCCTAGATTCACCAATGACCCCTATCCACT TGCACTTATGGACAGTCGATTTCCCCCAATGACTCGAGAGGAGCTACCTGAGCTTTTCTGCTCTGTCTCCCTCCTTACTAACTTTGAGGTTGCCAGTAATTACCTGGACTGGGAGGTAGGGGTCAATGGAATTCTAATTGAATTCATCAGTGAAAAGGGCATCAAATATACAGCCACATATTTACCTAAGGTTGCTAAAGAACAAGACTGGGATCAGATCCAGACCATAGACTCATTGCTCAGGAAAGGTGGTTTTAAGGCTCCAATTACCAGTGAATTCCGAAAAACGATCAAACTCGCCAGGTACCGAAGTGAGAAGGTGACAATCAGTTATGCAGAGTTTATTGCTTCTCGTCAGCACTGTTTACAGAACAGTACCCTTCATGCCCCACCCCTCTACAATCATGACTCCTGA
- the LOC142427957 gene encoding AMMECR1-like protein isoform X1, translating to MGKRRCVSPLKPKLAAGSGAHSHGNQSTTVTASISGTPKNKQHVDSNHGWENVSDLTLGPENYPITRMNPTSGALSPLPWPNGTANTTKNLVVTAEMCCYCFDVLYCHLYGFPQPRLPRFTNDPYPLFVTWETGRDKRLRGCIGTFSAVNLHPGLREYSLTSALMDSRFPPMTREELPELFCSVSLLTNFEVASNYLDWEVGVNGILIEFISEKGIKYTATYLPKVAKEQDWDQIQTIDSLLRKGGFKAPITSEFRKTIKLARYRSEKVTISYAEFIASRQHCLQNSTLHAPPLYNHDS from the coding sequence ATGGGAAAAAGACGGTGtgtctctccactcaagcccaagTTGGCAGCAGGAAGCGGAGCACACAGTCACGGGAACCAGTCCACAACTGTGACCGCCTCTATTTCAGGAACTCCTAAAAACAAGCAGCATGTGGACAGCAACCATGGATGGGAGAATGTATCGGACTTAACGCTGGGGCCTGAAAATTATCCAATTACACGAATGAATCCCACATCAGGAGCGCTGAGCCCTCTCCCCTGGCCCAATGGAACTGCCAACACCACCAAGAACCTGGTGGTGACTGCAGAGATGTGCTGCTACTGCTTTGATGTGCTCTACTGTCACCTCTATGGCTTCCCACAGCCACGACTTCCTAGATTCACCAATGACCCCTATCCACTGTTTGTGACATGGGAGACAGGGCGGGATAAGCGTCTCCGGGGCTGCATTGGAACCTTCTCAGCCGTGAATCTTCACCCAGGACTCAGGGAATACTCGTTAACCAGTGCACTTATGGACAGTCGATTTCCCCCAATGACTCGAGAGGAGCTACCTGAGCTTTTCTGCTCTGTCTCCCTCCTTACTAACTTTGAGGTTGCCAGTAATTACCTGGACTGGGAGGTAGGGGTCAATGGAATTCTAATTGAATTCATCAGTGAAAAGGGCATCAAATATACAGCCACATATTTACCTAAGGTTGCTAAAGAACAAGACTGGGATCAGATCCAGACCATAGACTCATTGCTCAGGAAAGGTGGTTTTAAGGCTCCAATTACCAGTGAATTCCGAAAAACGATCAAACTCGCCAGGTACCGAAGTGAGAAGGTGACAATCAGTTATGCAGAGTTTATTGCTTCTCGTCAGCACTGTTTACAGAACAGTACCCTTCATGCCCCACCCCTCTACAATCATGACTCCTGA